Below is a genomic region from Methanofollis sp..
TTGATCAGGCAATTCGGGGCGACACGAGTCGTCATAGACCCCATCTCCCTCTTCGAGGGCCTGTTCACCGACGAAGCGACGCGGCGGCAGGAACTCTTCAGGTTTGTTGAGATGATGCGGGACGAAGCGTGCAGCCTCATCCTCACCTCGGAGACGAGCCAGAACAACCCCTATGCGAGCAAGTACGCCCTCATCGAGTACATGGCCGACACCGTCATCCTCCTCCGGTACGTGCGGCCCTCCTCGATCTCCGAGGTCCACCCGGCGGCCGAGGTCGTGAAGATGCGGGGCTCGAACCACTCGCGCGAGATCAAGCCGTACGAGATCCAGCGCGACAGAGTGCAGGTGTACTCGGAAGCGAATGTGTTTTGAGGGGCTTCAAGAAGAGTGCGTCGTGATCCCGCATGTTGATGGGGCGCCGCATCTCACTGGATCCCCTCTTTTCGATTGATATATCCTCTTGATTCC
It encodes:
- a CDS encoding KaiC domain-containing protein encodes the protein CAIVGTYGTGKTTFALQFVYEGLKQGEKAVFISLDERAEMIYKDIERKGWDLDTYRDTSLFVIKLDPTDFTVAVNQMKNELPRLIRQFGATRVVIDPISLFEGLFTDEATRRQELFRFVEMMRDEACSLILTSETSQNNPYASKYALIEYMADTVILLRYVRPSSISEVHPAAEVVKMRGSNHSREIKPYEIQRDRVQVYSEANVF